A region of Paractinoplanes abujensis DNA encodes the following proteins:
- a CDS encoding phosphoribosyltransferase has protein sequence MTTDLRDHLRAEFRWTDPGQGYLVSDRSGWWRSPTILAGVGDALADLFRAARPTVVVSPEVTGFLVGPLVARALGAGFVEAYRAGARLPIAEPMIWAEVPSDHRGKKQELGVRRQLITPDDRVLVVDDWAATGAQARALRSLFGNSYVGTAVIVNECPPPLADELTLRGLLTAADIDPDQTFG, from the coding sequence GTGACGACCGATCTGCGTGATCACCTCAGGGCCGAGTTCCGCTGGACCGACCCCGGCCAGGGCTACCTGGTGAGCGACCGCTCGGGTTGGTGGCGCTCCCCCACGATCCTGGCCGGCGTGGGCGACGCCCTGGCCGACCTCTTCCGCGCGGCTCGACCCACCGTCGTGGTCTCCCCCGAAGTCACCGGCTTCCTCGTCGGCCCCCTGGTCGCCCGCGCCCTGGGAGCCGGCTTCGTCGAGGCCTACCGAGCCGGCGCAAGACTCCCCATCGCCGAGCCGATGATCTGGGCCGAGGTCCCCTCCGACCACAGAGGCAAAAAACAAGAACTAGGCGTACGCCGCCAGCTGATCACCCCCGACGACCGCGTGCTGGTCGTCGACGACTGGGCCGCCACCGGGGCCCAAGCTCGCGCCCTGCGCTCACTGTTCGGCAACAGCTACGTCGGCACCGCGGTGATCGTCAACGAGTGCCCACCCCCGCTGGCCGACGAACTCACCCTGCGCGGCCTGCTCACCGCGGCCGACATCGACCCCGATCAAACCTTCGGATAG
- a CDS encoding biotin-dependent carboxyltransferase family protein: MITVVRAGPLTTVQDQGRPSYAHLGVPRSGALDGRALRRANTLVGNPSDAAGLETTLMGCTLRFTRAARVAVTGAVAVVKLDKEPVSGVIEVPAGSVLEVGRATRGVRSYVAVRGGIDVEPVLGSRSTDTLSGLGPPKLADGAELDVAGPCEADLPDLVDDIVIADEVELGVWLGPRDDWFAGNELFENPYQVSPMSNRVGCRLTGEALRRVRRDELPPEGLVLGAVQVPADGQPLIFLADHPTTGGYPVIGVVDDVTPLAQARPGSTVRFRALH, from the coding sequence GTGATCACGGTGGTGCGGGCTGGTCCGCTGACCACCGTTCAAGATCAAGGGCGTCCCTCGTACGCGCATCTGGGTGTGCCGCGGTCGGGGGCGCTCGACGGGCGGGCCCTGCGGCGCGCGAACACGCTGGTCGGTAACCCATCTGACGCGGCCGGCCTGGAGACGACACTGATGGGCTGCACGCTGCGGTTCACGCGGGCGGCCCGGGTGGCGGTCACGGGAGCGGTGGCGGTGGTCAAGCTGGACAAGGAGCCGGTGTCGGGGGTGATCGAGGTGCCGGCGGGATCCGTTCTGGAAGTGGGGCGGGCCACCCGGGGCGTGCGATCCTATGTGGCGGTTCGTGGCGGTATTGACGTCGAGCCGGTGTTGGGCAGCCGGTCGACCGACACGCTCTCGGGTCTGGGGCCGCCGAAGCTCGCGGACGGGGCCGAACTCGATGTTGCCGGTCCCTGCGAAGCGGATCTGCCGGACCTCGTGGACGACATCGTGATTGCTGACGAGGTGGAGCTGGGGGTCTGGCTGGGGCCGCGCGACGACTGGTTCGCGGGGAATGAGCTGTTCGAGAACCCGTACCAGGTCAGCCCGATGAGCAACCGGGTGGGCTGCCGCCTGACGGGCGAGGCGCTGCGCCGGGTCCGCCGCGATGAGCTGCCCCCCGAAGGGTTGGTGCTGGGCGCGGTCCAGGTGCCGGCCGACGGGCAGCCACTGATCTTCCTGGCCGACCATCCGACGACCGGCGGCTACCCCGTGATCGGCGTGGTCGACGACGTGACCCCGCTCGCGCAGGCCCGGCCGGGGAGTACGGTGCGGTTCCGTGCGCTCCATTGA
- a CDS encoding HAD family hydrolase, whose amino-acid sequence MQQLDEVVGAGPLLLDFDGPICAMFAGLPAPLVAADLVRVVTPLADPPGMDDPLAVLRWADEHGSPALTAAVEEALIAAELVAAGRARPTPYAREVLAAARAKGVPVAVVSNNSAAAIELYLARQGLTGYVDAVVGRPRADPRRMKPDPGPVLDAIEAVGSTPSRCTLIGDSLTDIEAARAAGVAVIGYANKPWKIGAFTHADAVITSMSEVVAALI is encoded by the coding sequence GTGCAGCAGCTCGATGAGGTGGTCGGTGCCGGGCCCCTGCTGCTGGATTTCGACGGCCCGATCTGCGCCATGTTCGCCGGCTTGCCCGCGCCCCTGGTGGCCGCCGACCTTGTTCGTGTGGTGACGCCCCTCGCCGATCCGCCCGGCATGGATGATCCGCTGGCGGTGCTCCGGTGGGCCGACGAGCACGGTTCCCCGGCGCTGACGGCTGCCGTTGAGGAGGCCTTGATCGCCGCGGAACTGGTCGCGGCCGGAAGAGCCAGACCCACGCCGTACGCACGTGAGGTGCTCGCGGCGGCTCGGGCCAAGGGCGTCCCGGTGGCGGTGGTCAGCAACAACTCTGCCGCGGCGATCGAGCTCTACCTGGCCCGGCAGGGACTGACCGGCTACGTCGACGCTGTCGTCGGCCGCCCCCGGGCCGATCCCCGGCGCATGAAGCCCGACCCGGGTCCAGTGCTCGACGCCATCGAAGCTGTGGGGAGCACGCCGAGCCGTTGCACCTTGATCGGGGATTCGCTGACCGACATCGAGGCTGCCCGCGCGGCCGGGGTCGCTGTGATCGGCTACGCGAACAAGCCCTGGAAGATCGGCGCCTTCACCCACGCCGACGCGGTGATCACCTCGATGAGCGAGGTCGTGGCAGCTTTGATCTAG
- a CDS encoding NAD(P)H-binding protein — MTIVVTGATGHLGRLTIQSLLAKGVPASEIVGLGRQTDKIADLGITVKQVAYEDPEALRAAFEGADKVLFISGSEAGNRLAQHTNVVAAAKAAQVGLLVYTSITKADTSDLKLAEEHAATEKLITESGLPYAFLRNSWYLENYDVAQGLEHGFFGAAADGRISAAKRADYAEAAAAVLTTDGQAGKIYELGGPGFTMAEFAAEVAEQSGRPVTYTDLGEDKYREMLVGVGLPEAFAAILADSDRGAANGGLYAPADDLESLLGRPATSLKTYVSEALKS, encoded by the coding sequence ATGACCATCGTCGTGACGGGCGCCACCGGGCACCTCGGCCGGCTCACCATCCAGTCGCTGCTCGCCAAGGGCGTCCCCGCGAGCGAGATCGTCGGCCTCGGCCGCCAGACCGACAAGATCGCCGACCTCGGCATCACGGTCAAGCAGGTCGCGTACGAGGATCCGGAGGCGCTGCGAGCGGCGTTCGAAGGCGCCGACAAGGTCCTTTTCATCTCCGGCAGCGAGGCCGGCAACCGGCTGGCCCAGCACACCAACGTGGTCGCCGCGGCCAAGGCCGCCCAGGTGGGCCTGCTCGTCTACACCAGCATCACGAAGGCCGACACGAGCGACCTCAAGCTCGCCGAGGAGCACGCCGCCACCGAGAAGCTGATCACCGAGTCCGGCCTGCCGTACGCGTTCCTCCGCAACAGCTGGTATCTCGAGAACTACGACGTCGCGCAGGGCCTGGAGCACGGGTTCTTCGGCGCCGCGGCCGACGGCCGGATCAGCGCCGCCAAGCGGGCCGACTACGCCGAGGCGGCCGCCGCGGTCCTCACCACCGACGGGCAGGCGGGCAAGATCTACGAGTTGGGTGGGCCGGGCTTCACCATGGCCGAGTTCGCCGCCGAGGTCGCCGAGCAGTCGGGCCGCCCGGTCACCTACACCGACCTGGGCGAGGACAAGTACCGCGAGATGCTGGTCGGGGTGGGGCTGCCCGAGGCGTTCGCGGCGATTCTGGCCGACTCCGACCGGGGCGCCGCGAATGGCGGGCTCTACGCTCCCGCGGACGACCTCGAGTCGCTGCTCGGCCGCCCGGCGACGTCGCTGAAGACGTACGTGAGTGAAGCTCTCAAGTCCTGA
- a CDS encoding YciI family protein, with product MISKYLVPLAEVDAVREAHLAFLEGLEAQNLVVTAGRQDPPVGGVVVLDVDDEARAREIISQDPYVVRGVAEYSATGWVPTRGALKDYPKV from the coding sequence ATGATCTCCAAGTACCTGGTGCCGCTGGCGGAAGTGGATGCCGTGCGGGAGGCGCATCTGGCCTTTCTGGAAGGGCTGGAAGCGCAGAACCTCGTGGTGACGGCCGGTCGGCAGGACCCGCCCGTCGGTGGGGTCGTGGTGCTCGACGTCGACGACGAGGCGAGGGCCCGCGAGATCATCAGTCAGGACCCGTACGTGGTCCGGGGTGTGGCCGAATACAGCGCGACCGGGTGGGTTCCGACGCGCGGGGCGCTGAAGGACTATCCGAAGGTTTGA
- a CDS encoding SixA phosphatase family protein produces the protein MTVRTLVILRHAKAVTPDESPDFDRTLTTRGETDADAAGAWLADERLHPDLVLCSSAARTRQTWQGVSIALAQARPGGGAPEVRYEQSLYHGGPTEVFDLVRKVPDTIRTVLVVGHNPTVSEVSTLLIPDDQYDGVDVIMRTSGLAVHRSADGSWSATEPRSMRLIERHTARG, from the coding sequence ATGACCGTCAGGACGCTCGTGATCCTCCGCCACGCCAAGGCGGTAACGCCCGATGAGAGCCCCGATTTCGACCGTACGCTGACCACCCGCGGGGAGACTGACGCCGACGCGGCGGGCGCCTGGCTGGCCGATGAGCGGCTCCACCCCGATCTGGTGCTCTGCTCGTCGGCGGCGCGCACCCGCCAGACGTGGCAGGGCGTCTCGATCGCGTTGGCGCAGGCGCGGCCGGGCGGCGGCGCGCCCGAGGTCCGTTACGAGCAGAGTCTCTATCACGGCGGCCCGACCGAGGTTTTCGATCTCGTACGCAAGGTGCCGGACACCATTCGTACGGTGCTCGTCGTCGGGCACAACCCGACGGTGTCCGAGGTGTCCACTCTGCTGATTCCCGACGACCAGTACGACGGCGTCGACGTGATCATGAGGACGTCGGGACTGGCCGTGCACCGCAGCGCCGACGGCTCCTGGTCGGCCACCGAGCCCCGATCGATGCGCCTGATCGAACGGCACACGGCCCGCGGCTGA
- a CDS encoding PP2C family protein-serine/threonine phosphatase, producing MLFRVAMPNLPPGRRPLSPGSRAGLGAALVLLAVVSAVELIDNTQADFVGLFAAVPFLAAVFAFWQTVIVVGVLATIVGMVFLGAAGPMDLAGSVNISGILLATGIAAAVAMMRQRQADKIAELQRLAAVAQQAVLRPLGPQVGALAVAGRYISATAAADIGGDLYEALDTPYGVRIIIGDVRGKGLDAVRLASIVLGSYRHVAYERADLKTVVADLDRAVARSVGDEDFVTAALVEERGGTLTIVNCGHPAPLLLRRGEVIPLEPSAPAPPLGFMPEVSARVERLEPGDRLLLFTDGLGEARREGEFFPTADRAWRLLGHGTVGDGLASLETALVDWVHGRLEDDIALVLLEYAGRDDGAAVPIPSWEVGAAGS from the coding sequence ATGCTGTTCCGCGTAGCCATGCCTAATCTGCCGCCGGGCCGCCGCCCGCTGAGCCCTGGATCCCGCGCCGGACTCGGCGCGGCCCTTGTGCTGCTCGCTGTCGTGTCCGCCGTGGAGCTGATCGACAACACCCAAGCCGATTTCGTCGGGCTGTTCGCGGCCGTCCCGTTCCTCGCCGCGGTGTTCGCGTTCTGGCAGACCGTGATCGTGGTCGGGGTGCTGGCCACGATCGTCGGGATGGTGTTTCTGGGCGCGGCCGGTCCGATGGATCTGGCCGGCTCGGTCAACATCTCCGGCATTCTGCTGGCGACCGGCATCGCCGCCGCGGTGGCCATGATGCGCCAGCGTCAGGCCGACAAGATCGCCGAGTTGCAGCGGCTGGCCGCGGTGGCCCAGCAGGCGGTGTTGCGCCCGCTCGGGCCGCAGGTGGGTGCGCTGGCGGTGGCCGGGCGGTACATCTCGGCGACGGCCGCGGCCGACATCGGGGGCGACCTCTACGAGGCGCTCGACACCCCGTACGGGGTCCGGATCATCATCGGCGACGTGCGGGGCAAGGGTCTGGACGCGGTGCGGCTGGCCAGCATCGTGCTCGGGTCGTATCGGCATGTGGCGTACGAGCGAGCCGACCTCAAAACCGTGGTGGCCGACCTGGACCGTGCGGTGGCTCGCAGTGTCGGCGACGAGGATTTCGTGACCGCGGCCCTGGTCGAGGAGCGCGGCGGCACGCTGACGATCGTCAACTGTGGACATCCGGCGCCGCTGCTGCTGCGCCGCGGTGAGGTCATTCCGCTGGAGCCGTCGGCCCCGGCGCCCCCGCTGGGCTTCATGCCCGAGGTGTCGGCGCGGGTGGAGCGGCTGGAGCCGGGCGACCGGCTGCTGCTGTTCACCGACGGCCTGGGCGAGGCCCGCCGGGAGGGTGAGTTCTTCCCGACCGCCGACCGTGCGTGGCGGTTGCTGGGCCACGGCACGGTCGGTGACGGGCTTGCCTCGCTCGAGACGGCCCTGGTCGATTGGGTGCACGGCCGCCTCGAGGACGACATCGCGCTGGTGCTGCTCGAATACGCCGGCCGGGACGACGGCGCGGCGGTGCCGATCCCGAGCTGGGAGGTCGGCGCGGCCGGAAGCTAG
- a CDS encoding LamB/YcsF family protein has product MDLNADLGEGFGRWTLGADEALLDIVTSANVACGFHAGDPSTMHRICAAAVERSVAIGAQVGYRDLAGFGRRRIDYDPDDLRDDILYQIGALEAFSRVAGGRVGYVKPHGALYNTAAVDDVQAGAVVAALNAYGGNLPLLCQPGSVVARLATAAGLPVVAEGFADRGYQADGTLMPRSAAGAVLHEPDEVVARTVRMATDGEVETGTGQVVAVPVASICVHGDTAGAVQLAARVRAGLLAAGLLVEPFVRTRPSPAGSAGGGPDRRR; this is encoded by the coding sequence ATTGACCTGAACGCGGACCTCGGCGAGGGCTTCGGCCGCTGGACCCTCGGCGCCGACGAGGCGCTGCTCGACATCGTGACCTCGGCCAACGTGGCCTGCGGCTTCCACGCGGGCGACCCGTCCACGATGCACCGGATCTGTGCGGCGGCCGTCGAACGCTCGGTCGCCATCGGCGCGCAGGTGGGCTATCGCGACCTGGCCGGCTTCGGGCGGCGGCGAATCGACTACGACCCCGACGACCTGCGCGACGACATTCTGTACCAGATCGGGGCGTTGGAGGCGTTCAGCCGGGTCGCTGGGGGGCGCGTCGGCTACGTGAAGCCGCACGGCGCGCTCTACAACACGGCGGCCGTCGACGACGTGCAGGCCGGGGCGGTGGTGGCCGCCCTCAACGCGTACGGGGGGAATCTGCCTTTGCTGTGCCAGCCGGGCTCGGTGGTGGCCCGGCTGGCGACCGCGGCCGGGCTGCCCGTGGTGGCCGAGGGGTTCGCCGACCGGGGATATCAGGCCGACGGGACGTTGATGCCGCGGTCGGCGGCAGGGGCTGTGCTGCACGAACCGGACGAGGTGGTGGCTCGGACCGTGCGGATGGCCACCGACGGCGAGGTCGAGACCGGCACCGGGCAGGTGGTGGCGGTGCCGGTGGCGTCGATCTGCGTGCACGGGGACACCGCCGGCGCAGTGCAGCTGGCGGCGCGGGTGCGGGCCGGGTTGCTGGCGGCGGGGCTGCTGGTCGAGCCGTTCGTCAGGACTCGTCCATCCCCCGCAGGATCAGCGGGAGGCGGGCCGGACCGTCGGCGGTGA
- a CDS encoding DUF6458 family protein — translation MGIGGSIFLLALGAILAFAVNADISGIDINIIGWILMAAGLVGLVITLWFWNSRRRTVVTRQTSAEPAAGAPVYPNQQVRSEYRETRREDVPPPPPPAYQ, via the coding sequence ATGGGCATCGGCGGAAGCATCTTCCTGCTGGCGTTGGGCGCGATCCTGGCGTTCGCCGTCAACGCGGACATCAGCGGGATCGACATCAACATCATCGGGTGGATCCTGATGGCGGCCGGCCTGGTCGGCCTGGTCATCACGCTCTGGTTCTGGAACAGCCGGCGCCGCACCGTCGTGACGCGGCAGACCTCGGCCGAGCCGGCCGCGGGCGCTCCGGTCTACCCCAACCAGCAGGTTCGCAGCGAATACCGGGAGACCCGCCGCGAGGACGTTCCCCCGCCCCCGCCGCCCGCCTACCAGTAA
- a CDS encoding 5-oxoprolinase subunit B family protein: MRLRRAGASALLIECRDGDEVEAWRRLVTTRRDAGDLQVIDIVPGARTLLLDGVAPGTDALLAAWPPPSPATSAPAEGALVEVPTVFDGDDLADVAGLWRLSAEATIARLAATEFTVAFCGFAPGFAYMRGHGLTVPRLDAPRPRVPAGSVGLAGEYCGIYPTASPGGWRLVGRTSSSLFDVRREPPALLTPGTRVRLVAA; the protein is encoded by the coding sequence ATGAGGCTGAGACGGGCGGGCGCCTCCGCGCTGCTGATCGAATGCCGCGACGGCGACGAGGTCGAGGCCTGGCGCCGCCTGGTGACGACCCGCCGCGACGCCGGTGACCTGCAAGTGATCGACATCGTTCCCGGCGCCCGAACCCTGCTGCTCGACGGCGTGGCGCCCGGCACCGACGCCCTGCTGGCCGCGTGGCCGCCGCCCTCGCCCGCGACATCCGCCCCTGCGGAGGGGGCGCTGGTGGAGGTCCCGACGGTGTTCGACGGCGACGACCTGGCCGACGTGGCCGGGCTCTGGCGCCTGTCCGCCGAGGCGACGATCGCGCGGCTGGCGGCGACGGAATTCACCGTCGCGTTCTGCGGGTTCGCGCCCGGTTTCGCCTACATGCGCGGGCACGGGCTGACCGTGCCCCGGCTCGACGCCCCACGGCCCCGCGTGCCGGCCGGTTCGGTCGGACTGGCCGGTGAATACTGCGGCATCTATCCCACCGCTTCGCCGGGCGGCTGGCGCCTGGTGGGGCGCACGTCGTCGTCGCTTTTCGACGTACGCCGTGAGCCTCCCGCACTGCTCACCCCGGGCACGCGCGTGCGGTTGGTGGCGGCGTGA
- a CDS encoding acyl-CoA dehydrogenase encodes MTHYKSNLRDLQFNLFEVFGADQAFGQAPYSDIDADTARDVLTEVNRLATEDLAASYVEADRNPPVFDPATHSAPLPESFKKSFEQWMASEFWRLDLPGSLGGTLAPRAFWWALAENVLGANAPVWMYSSGPSFASVVDAEGTEEQKKWAKLFVDKLWGSSMVLTEPDAGSDVGAGRTRAIPQPDGSWHIEGVKRFITSGEHDLTDNIIHYVLARPVGVEGVGGPGTKGLSLFIVPKYHFDPESGELGERNGVYATNIEHKMGLKVSNTCELTFGEHGTPAKGWLLGEKHQGIRQMFMIIEYARMMVGTKAIATLSTGYLNALEYAKNRVQGADLVQNDDKAAPRVTITHHPDVRRSLMLQKSYSEALRALVVYTGTWQDKVAIAEAAGDTETAKAASKVNDLLLPLVKGVGSERAYELLGHEALQTFGGSGFLQDYPLEQYVRDAKIDTLYEGTTAIQSLDLIFRKIVKDQGAALATLATEMQAFVESEAGNGQLKVERLGLGKALGEMQQILGTTMGWLGAVQGGETRELYKVGLTSRRVLLALGDVVLAWLLLRQAEVALKALGGDVSAADKNFYEGKVAAARFFVREVLPRIGSDRRIIENTTLDVMDLSEDVF; translated from the coding sequence ATGACTCACTACAAGAGCAACCTTCGGGACCTCCAGTTCAATCTGTTCGAGGTCTTCGGGGCTGATCAGGCGTTCGGTCAGGCGCCGTACTCCGACATCGACGCGGACACCGCACGCGATGTGCTGACCGAGGTCAACCGCCTCGCCACCGAGGATCTGGCCGCCAGCTACGTCGAGGCCGACCGCAATCCGCCGGTCTTCGACCCCGCGACCCACAGCGCTCCGCTGCCGGAGTCGTTCAAGAAGTCCTTCGAGCAGTGGATGGCCAGCGAGTTCTGGCGTCTCGACCTGCCCGGCTCGCTCGGCGGCACCCTGGCCCCGCGCGCCTTCTGGTGGGCTCTGGCCGAGAACGTGCTCGGCGCCAACGCTCCGGTGTGGATGTATTCGTCGGGCCCCTCCTTCGCGTCGGTGGTCGACGCCGAGGGCACCGAGGAGCAGAAGAAGTGGGCGAAGCTCTTCGTCGACAAGCTCTGGGGCTCCTCGATGGTGCTGACCGAGCCCGACGCGGGTTCGGACGTCGGCGCCGGCCGCACCCGAGCCATCCCGCAGCCCGACGGCTCGTGGCACATCGAGGGCGTCAAGCGCTTCATCACCTCGGGTGAGCACGACCTCACCGACAACATCATCCACTATGTGCTCGCGCGCCCGGTCGGCGTCGAAGGCGTGGGCGGCCCCGGCACCAAGGGCCTGTCGCTGTTCATCGTGCCGAAGTACCACTTCGACCCCGAGAGCGGCGAGCTCGGCGAGCGCAACGGCGTCTACGCCACCAACATCGAGCACAAGATGGGCCTCAAGGTCTCCAACACCTGCGAGCTGACCTTCGGCGAGCACGGCACCCCGGCCAAGGGCTGGCTGCTCGGCGAGAAGCACCAGGGCATCCGGCAGATGTTCATGATCATTGAGTACGCCCGGATGATGGTCGGCACCAAGGCGATCGCGACCCTGTCGACCGGTTACCTGAACGCGCTGGAGTACGCCAAGAACCGCGTGCAGGGCGCCGACCTGGTACAGAACGACGACAAGGCCGCGCCTCGGGTCACGATCACCCACCACCCCGACGTACGCCGCTCGCTGATGCTGCAGAAGTCGTACTCGGAGGCCCTGCGCGCGCTGGTCGTCTACACCGGCACGTGGCAGGACAAGGTCGCTATCGCCGAGGCGGCCGGGGACACCGAGACCGCGAAGGCCGCCAGCAAGGTCAACGATCTGCTGCTGCCGCTGGTCAAGGGCGTGGGCTCCGAGCGGGCGTACGAGCTGCTGGGCCACGAGGCGCTGCAGACGTTCGGCGGCTCCGGCTTCCTGCAGGACTACCCGCTCGAGCAGTACGTGCGCGACGCGAAGATCGACACCCTGTACGAGGGCACGACCGCGATCCAGAGCCTCGACCTGATCTTCCGCAAGATCGTGAAGGACCAGGGCGCCGCGCTGGCCACCCTGGCCACCGAGATGCAGGCGTTCGTCGAGAGCGAGGCCGGCAACGGTCAGCTCAAGGTGGAGCGGCTCGGCCTGGGCAAGGCCCTCGGCGAGATGCAGCAGATCCTCGGGACCACGATGGGCTGGCTCGGCGCCGTGCAGGGCGGGGAGACCCGCGAGCTCTACAAGGTCGGTCTGACCTCCCGGCGCGTCCTGCTCGCGCTGGGTGATGTGGTGCTGGCCTGGTTGCTGCTGCGTCAGGCCGAGGTGGCCCTCAAGGCGCTGGGCGGCGACGTCTCGGCGGCCGACAAGAACTTCTACGAGGGCAAGGTGGCGGCGGCCCGCTTCTTCGTGCGCGAGGTGCTGCCGCGGATCGGCTCCGACCGTCGCATCATCGAGAACACCACGCTGGACGTCATGGACCTCTCCGAGGACGTCTTCTAA
- a CDS encoding YcxB family protein → MLLQITAHRDPHLAAAAARHETRRPVMLARIGGWALLGLAVLIQWTGHGLNYTLLLAGVVLAVVVPMFLVNQGARRARDGGPATYEISDGGVTTSTAESRHAYAWNAFRHVDFLAGQLVFNLGGSRSIRVPTRGLSPQQINEVLNTAVANGVPVR, encoded by the coding sequence GTGTTATTGCAGATCACCGCACACAGGGACCCCCACCTGGCCGCGGCGGCCGCGCGGCATGAGACGCGGCGGCCGGTGATGCTGGCCCGGATCGGCGGCTGGGCGTTGCTCGGGCTGGCCGTCCTGATCCAGTGGACCGGCCACGGCCTCAACTACACACTGCTGCTGGCGGGCGTCGTGCTCGCCGTGGTCGTGCCGATGTTCCTGGTCAACCAGGGCGCTCGACGTGCCCGCGACGGCGGCCCGGCGACGTACGAGATCAGCGACGGCGGTGTGACCACCTCGACCGCGGAGAGCCGGCACGCGTACGCCTGGAACGCTTTTCGGCATGTCGACTTCCTGGCCGGCCAGCTGGTGTTCAACCTCGGCGGTTCCCGCTCGATCCGGGTGCCCACGCGAGGGCTCAGCCCGCAGCAGATCAACGAGGTGCTGAACACGGCGGTTGCGAACGGCGTCCCGGTCCGCTGA
- the trhA gene encoding PAQR family membrane homeostasis protein TrhA produces the protein MTTSAPFRMKPTDLGKPRLRGRLHQYAFFVALVCGIVLCSIALSRPGIEPFLSVLIYSFTVCGLFGISALYHRRAWSERGYQIMRRADHSMIFIFIAGTYTPFCTQLLSPGKATLMLSLIWGGALGGVALKTIWPHLPRWAGAPLYLALGWGAVAILPDVLHRGGVTTLVLLAVGGVIYSVGAVFYALRRPNPWPEVFGHHEFFHACTLIAAICHHIAIYFALYA, from the coding sequence GTGACGACCTCCGCCCCGTTCCGGATGAAGCCGACCGACCTCGGCAAGCCGCGGCTGCGCGGCCGGCTTCATCAATACGCGTTCTTCGTCGCGCTGGTCTGCGGCATCGTGCTGTGCTCGATCGCCCTCAGCCGACCGGGCATCGAGCCCTTCCTGAGCGTCCTGATCTACAGCTTCACCGTGTGCGGGCTGTTCGGCATCAGCGCGCTCTACCACCGGCGGGCCTGGAGCGAACGTGGCTACCAGATCATGCGCCGGGCCGACCACTCGATGATCTTCATCTTCATCGCCGGCACCTACACCCCGTTCTGCACCCAGTTGCTCTCGCCGGGCAAGGCGACGCTGATGCTCAGCCTGATCTGGGGCGGCGCGCTCGGCGGCGTGGCGCTCAAGACCATCTGGCCGCATCTGCCGCGCTGGGCCGGCGCCCCGCTCTATCTGGCCCTGGGCTGGGGTGCGGTCGCGATCCTGCCCGACGTGCTGCACCGCGGCGGCGTCACCACCCTGGTGCTGCTGGCGGTGGGCGGCGTGATCTACAGCGTCGGCGCGGTCTTCTACGCGTTGCGACGGCCGAATCCGTGGCCCGAGGTGTTCGGCCACCACGAGTTCTTCCACGCGTGCACGCTGATCGCCGCGATCTGCCACCACATCGCGATCTACTTCGCGCTCTACGCCTGA
- a CDS encoding winged helix-turn-helix transcriptional regulator has translation MEPSAYAKDCPSRQILDRIGDTWSVLAVMMLADGPQRYSALAKRIEGVSPKMLTQTLRGLERDGLIGRTVYAEVPPRVDYALTELGRSLLDLVGALEKWAEMHIDDVQAARVAYDNPGVRVLQA, from the coding sequence GTGGAACCCAGTGCGTACGCGAAAGATTGTCCCAGCCGGCAGATCCTCGACCGGATCGGCGACACGTGGAGCGTCCTGGCCGTGATGATGCTGGCCGACGGCCCGCAGCGTTATTCGGCGCTGGCCAAGCGCATCGAGGGGGTCAGCCCCAAGATGCTCACCCAGACCCTGCGCGGGCTCGAGCGGGACGGTCTGATCGGCCGCACGGTGTACGCCGAGGTGCCGCCCCGGGTCGACTACGCGCTCACCGAGCTCGGCCGCAGCCTGCTCGACCTGGTGGGCGCGCTGGAGAAGTGGGCCGAGATGCACATCGACGACGTGCAGGCGGCCCGGGTCGCCTACGACAACCCGGGCGTACGGGTCCTTCAGGCTTAG